One genomic segment of Streptomyces sp. NBC_00239 includes these proteins:
- a CDS encoding ATP-dependent Clp protease proteolytic subunit: MTNLMPYAAGEPSIGGGLGDHVYNRLLGERIIFLGQQVDDEIANKITAQLLLLAAEPEKDIYLYINSPGGSVTAGMAVYDTMQYIPNDVVTIGMGMAASMGQFLLTGGAKGKRFALPNTDILMHQGSAGIGGTASDIKIQAQYLLRTKQRMAEITAHHSGQTVEAIIRDGDRDRWFTAEEAKEYGLIDQIISAASNVPGGGGTGA; this comes from the coding sequence GCCTCGGCGACCATGTCTACAACCGGCTGCTCGGCGAGCGCATCATCTTCCTCGGCCAGCAGGTCGACGACGAGATCGCCAACAAGATCACGGCGCAGCTCCTCCTCCTGGCCGCCGAGCCGGAGAAGGACATCTACCTCTACATCAACAGCCCCGGCGGCTCGGTGACGGCCGGCATGGCGGTCTACGACACCATGCAGTACATCCCGAACGACGTCGTCACCATCGGTATGGGCATGGCGGCCTCCATGGGCCAGTTCCTGCTCACCGGCGGCGCCAAGGGCAAGCGCTTCGCGCTCCCGAACACCGACATCCTGATGCACCAGGGCTCCGCCGGCATCGGCGGCACCGCGTCGGACATCAAGATCCAGGCCCAGTACCTGCTGCGCACCAAGCAGCGCATGGCCGAGATCACCGCGCACCACTCGGGCCAGACCGTCGAGGCGATCATCCGCGACGGTGACCGCGACCGCTGGTTCACGGCGGAGGAGGCCAAGGAGTACGGCCTCATCGACCAGATCATCTCGGCCGCGTCCAACGTCCCGGGCGGCGGCGGCACCG